TATGTTTAAAGGAGACTAACTTCCCAAGTGCTTGGGCTGTGTGACAGTCAGTTGTGCAGATCTGTTGATACAATACTCTGTGTTGTTGCTATTAAGGTTTTGCACTTGAGTGCGAGTTGAATGAAGCTGTGGTATATATTGCTTCAAAGTATCTGTTGCAGATGGAAGTGAAAGCCATATGGAGAGTTGGGGTGTGCTATTGACAGTGTATAGACAATGAAAAGTTGACAAGGAATGCAGGAGACTTTTTCCTCCACTTCTAACTTCCATGCTTTATGGTTTTGGTGGGTCAGGTGTGTCCTGACACAACCTGAAATGTCATTAAACCTGtattttgtttgtgtttattCTTATTAGagcttatttaggtgcctaaaaatctggccttaggtgcttttgaaaattccactaggcacctatttgtacctttagatgcctaaataccttttaaaatctggcatcTAGGCTCCCAACTCAGTTCATTGGGATATGAGGACTCCGCCCTTTAAAAATTCCAGCCTTACTACATGAGGAGTCTAACTGAAGTCAGTTGGGTTACTCAAAGTCAGGTACTTCACACTGTAAGAGTGCCCACTGTAAGCCGGATTTGAAAGAATGTTATGTCCCTTCCTAATCTTGAAAGTGAGAGAAGAAACATCATAAAGCCCATATGATGAGTCTCCTGATACTGAAAAAAGTTGATAGATGGAACACCAGCATTGATgtaagctgggattttcagagaaGCCTAAAGGATTtagatacccaactcccactgattttcagtagaaaagaaaaatcacacctatagtttttaacttttaaaaagttgttatGATTATTATTTCTGTGTGTCATTGCAGTGAGGAAGAGCCCCAGTTATGGACCAGAATCCCCTGCAAATGTTACATTGGCAATGCAAAATTGTTGTTATAGGAGTGCTTGATAGTGCTACCGATTATTAAGGTTACCCGACACTTCCCTTtgtaagaccttgttttcagttcctTTCTAATGTGGCAAGATGCTAATTATCTGGGCTGAAATATTCCAGGCCAGGTGTCAGCCTCAGGCTGATTTCTTTTTGGAAATGTTCAGCTAAAACTGTTTAGCTGGTCCCAAGAACGAGTCAAGGGAAACACACATTGTTTTGCCTGGCTTAAAAATTCTGGTGGTCTcatctttgagaagctctagcgcCTctagctttggagcagggactttaaaTTGGGCagggggtggcctttgtgtcagagatGTACCTTTTGCCAACCCGTAAACATCTGCCCAAATTTGTCCGAGTTATAACATTGAAAATTAGCAGTTTGTGCATCCACTGTAGAGACTTAGTTTTAGAAGCTAAATTCCCCAAAGGTTCCATCCACACTGAGCATTCTTCAGTGTGGGGCTGAgagggactttccctgcaattgcagctctgagcTGTGCTAGGTCCAGAGTCTGTTCACTTGAACTGAGAGAAAAGGTCTATCCCTCCTGTGCTCTTAATCATCTGGCTGGCAGCATAGAGGAAGAAGGTGCCTGATTCAAGTGCAGTGGAGAAAAGAGCCAGActtgggtgggggcagagggagtaGATTGGGAGAAGGACCCTGGGGGAAAGGCAGGGACTGaaaggtggtggggtggggagagggaaactAGGTAATGGAGTGGAGACTTGGACAGGCTGGGCAAGaagattgggactgggagtggggggcagacTTGGACTTGTTGGCAAAGATACTAGTACTGGGGGACAGAGAAGGAATCAGGGATAGGGACTGGGTTGTCAGTTGTCAAGGGGGAGACAGAGATCAGATGAAGAGCTGCAGGGGATACTGGTACTTGTGgagcaagaagactgggactgataaccagtgggatggggggaaggagatGAGGGATGATGGGAGACAAATCTGATGAGGATCCTGGATGAAGGGGCAGAATTGTCACtggctgtgcaaagtgggtaGGACAAAGAGCTGTTGGAGGGAGACACGGAGATTGAATGAGGAGCCTGGGAAGGTAGATTGGACTGGGAATCAGCAGGGAAGGGGAATGTCGTGATGGTGGGAGGATGGGAGCCATGGTGGGAGAGAGAAACAAATCAGGTaaaaagctgggggagggggactggctggacaaggagactgggactgggaatggtaggggagactgggactaggactGGGAATCTGGAGGTGTCAGACGAGGATTGTTGGTCAtggagactgggatgagaagtcGGAAGATTGGAGATTGAGACTGGTAAGGTgaggaggctgggactgggacAAGTAACCGAGGGGGCAAATGAGAGAAACATGACACACGGACAgtctggaggggatggggcagaagagaTCAGGCTTCGGGGGAATGAGCAGAAAAGTCTGCACCCTGTAGAGCACTCTTCCCTCCAGCGCCTGGAACCCAAGGTTCCTGGGTCTTATCATTCCTCTGCTATCAGCAAATAGCTTTGAAATTCACTGGGAAATGGTCCCACCTCTCCATAGAACTGGTCCACATAGATGATGACAACCCTGTTTCCAGTATCTTAATGACCAGctagtcaatattttgttttatccatattgctcagtgTGGGGCCCCTGGCCTCATTTACTGCACACTAGTCAAACCTCGCTCTGAAGAAATaatttattaatttcttcataGGCTTTTCTCTGGTACCCATCCCTGTACTGTCTGAGTGCttcaaaaatattcatgaattTGTTATCATAGCACCTGAGACCAGGGAGATGTTGTGTTAACTTAGATGGAATATAGGAGCCACATGTGTTAACATAAAACagccactgtccaacattaaacacctttaaacaaggtttggggttggTATAAAGAGACCTCAACCTGCTTAGTGCCATGGCAAACCCACCATTAAACATCCTTTTAACCCTGAATTAAAGATGGGGGGCAGTTAAAGCCAATGTTTCTCCCCAAAGACTTTTTAAGGGCCCCAAAGGGGAGCAAtgagtggaatagcccatcccttcCTTATTTTGTCCTAATTTCCAATACTCCAGTTTTGGCTCCTTGATTTTCACTCTCAAAATGtccttgtttaccaggcatgatttcAACACAGCTCACGAATTATGTCAGCAGTTCTCTtcgtttggactaattcagtctttcagTCTCTTTTTTGCACTTTTTCCTATCCACATATGTTGCAAGATGTTATTGTGATATCTTATGGAATTTTGCTCGTTTTTTACAACTGAGCTCACAATCAGGGTACATGTGGCGGCCTATTTATTTTAACAGGAATTATattctctattttacagatggggaactgaggcacagagagattcaggttaaaattttggctgcccaatCTGAGATGCGTAgcgcctgatttttcagagtgctgAGCCCATCACCCAAtgacttcagctgcagctgtgatTGCTCAGCATTTCTTCATATTAGATCCCAGGGTCTCAGGTAAGGCTCCCAGAAcatgaggaacacacagttagtgaccacctgtgaaatgtCTGTTTTAAGTGACTTGCAGGGGTAGAATGTAGTTTACAAGGGCAACATTCAACTGCCGTACCTGCcttagaccatcctttctcttgctgcagttccctgcctcAATTTCTAAACACCTTCCACCTTCTGCaataaatgaggcagggatcctacagacTAGAGCTTCCTTCACTACACAGCCATGATTCATTCCCCAGAGCACTGTTCCAcctctgcactgaatgaggcgggggtctggtggaaaaaaataatatgtgatcatgtaattaaaaactctCATAATGGATAtatacaagggggctgaattaagattgcatgggCATCTTTAATTCCAATGTTTCCTAACTTTTGCGTACTTGTCTTGCAGTCTTAATatcattcttttaatgtagttttttagtGAGCAATTTAAGGTATGTAACTCTATACAGGTGAAATTCACACTATGCAGGGAGCCAGTACAAATAGCAGGAGCCAAAATAATGTTGGACTTAAGCTCTAGGTTGAACCCCAGTCTACGGGAATCATTAAGCCAGTATTGCAGCCTTGCAATTGCACTTATTTTACAGGAAGAAATTGATTTTTTCCATCAActgatagattttaaggccagaagagaccatttagtctgacctcctgggtaGCACACACCAGAGAAACCCACCCAGTGACTCCCACATCTGTTtaagctagagcagatcttttagaaggaCAACGAGTCTGACTGCTAAGAAGTCAGTGAAGTTCAGTGGAAATCGCCCAACAGGACCGGTCCTATGACTGTATTTACAGCTTATTATTAATGCTGGTATTTGGATGTGGTGCATGTGTTGGAGTTGATGAGAAGCAATCTGATAAATCTGTTGACTCATCCTCTTGAGTAATTACTGTGGCATGGGcagagatatgctctagttcagctAAAAGTTATTGGGCAAGAGGTCATATTAGATGCTCATATtgctctcttctggctttaaGCTATATGAATCTGTGGATCGAGGGCAACATTCCTCCACACAGactcatgttgaatagtacccAGACATGGGCATCCTTACACACTCATGCAGGGAGTGGGTAAAATCACTTTCACTCACAGGAGAGTACCATGGATTTCAAAGGGACAGGGTATCCATGTGGGTTATGAGATAATCAGAATTTTGCACTATCAAAGTCCACTCTCACCAATCATTATTACATGAGAAATGTAATACCTTTTTCCTTTCAGCAAAAAGGTCAAAATTCACACAGAATTTCTCAAGGTTTGTTCAGAATACATTTAACTAGTTTTCCAAAGTTTCTGACCACTGTTAACAAAAGCAATGGGAGTCTTGTGCTCGACTTCAATGAGGATGAACCCAAACACACCTCTAGCCTGCTGCAATCTATCTAGCACCGTCAGTTCTTCTTTAAACTTGTATCTCATCACTTTTCCAAAAGAAATGTCAGCGGCGGAGCCAGGGAGAGATGCAAACCACACTGCAGTGATGGAATTCATCCTGCTGGGGTTTGGAAGAGGTCGAGGATTCCAGGTGGTCCCTTTTATGACATTCCTGGTGATTTACATAATAACTGTGCTAGGGAACACCATCCTGGTACTCACCATTACAGCTGACTCttaccttcacacccccatgtacttcctCCTCATGAACCTGTCATTCTTAGACCTCTGCTACTCCTCCGTCATTGCCCCCAGAGCCATGGTGAGCTTCCTAACAGACACCAAAACCATTTCCTACAGGGGATGTGCCACccaattcttcttcttctctctttTTGTCACTACTGAGGCATTCATCCTGTCGGCCATGGCATGCGATCGATACACCGCCATCTGCAACCCTCTCCTGTATACTGCCACCATGTCCAAGCCAGTCTGTATTCAGCTGGTGGTGGGGGCCTATATCTGTGGCAGCATGAACTCCATGTTGCAAACAGCCTTCACCTTTACTCTGAGCTTCTGTGGCTCTAATGAGATCGATCACTTCTTCTGTGATGTTCCACCCCTGCTAACCCTCTCATGCACTGAAACATATATCAATCAAATGGTGCTGTTTCCTTCATGTGGCCTCATCATAGTGAGCACTGCCCTGATCATTCTTGTCTCTTATGCCTATATCATCTCCGCTGTCCTCCAGACTCGCTGTGCCGCGGGCAGGCACAAGaccttctccacctgcacctcccacaTAGTGGTTGTGAGTTTGTTTTACGGGACTGTTTCCTTCATGTATGCCCAGCCAAGTTCATTATCCTCTCCAGATCAGAGCAAAGTGGTGTCTGTGTTTTACACCCTGGTCATCCCCATGTTGAATCCCTTCATCTACAGCCTAAGGAACAAGGATGTGAAAGAAGCTTTGAGAAGAACCATAGGCTGCATAATGGTTTTGAAATGAACCTTTTCTATGAACATTGAGCTAAATAATCCCTTGGTATATTGGaaggatctatctatctatctatctatctatctatctatctatctatctatctatctatctatctatctatctatctatctatctatctcactTAAAACACTGTCCTATGCCActagaaaaaaattaataaataaatcctCCATGTGATTATGTTATTTTTCACATTTCCCTTAGAAATGCACTGATCTagaaatctggatccaaacacccttgAACCTCGGGGAGaaatagttttgtgtgtgtgtgtgtgtgcgcgcgcgcgcgcatgcGTGCACACTTTATCTGCCATTTGTTATTTTCAGTCAAACCAGAATTTCCACCAGGTGTGGCTTATAAGGATAATTGGTCCTATCTGTGTCATTTTACCCCCTTCTAGGATCATGTGGTGTGATTACACAAAATTAatcaaaaattagaaaaaagaaaTTGGGAATGGGGAGAGTtgcccatccccagcttctggcaaacagaggctagggataccagcCCTGCCCATACTGACTAATaacaattgatggacctatcctccatgaatttatctagttcttttttgaaccctcttctagtcttggccttcacaacatcctctggtgaaGAGTTAAACAGGTTGACtgttcattgtgtgaagaaatacttccttttgtttcttttaaacctgtggcctattaatttcacttggtgac
This DNA window, taken from Emys orbicularis isolate rEmyOrb1 chromosome 12, rEmyOrb1.hap1, whole genome shotgun sequence, encodes the following:
- the LOC135886647 gene encoding olfactory receptor 9S13-like, translating into MSAAEPGRDANHTAVMEFILLGFGRGRGFQVVPFMTFLVIYIITVLGNTILVLTITADSYLHTPMYFLLMNLSFLDLCYSSVIAPRAMVSFLTDTKTISYRGCATQFFFFSLFVTTEAFILSAMACDRYTAICNPLLYTATMSKPVCIQLVVGAYICGSMNSMLQTAFTFTLSFCGSNEIDHFFCDVPPLLTLSCTETYINQMVLFPSCGLIIVSTALIILVSYAYIISAVLQTRCAAGRHKTFSTCTSHIVVVSLFYGTVSFMYAQPSSLSSPDQSKVVSVFYTLVIPMLNPFIYSLRNKDVKEALRRTIGCIMVLK